The region AAATACTCATATTGGAAGAAAAATATTTGTCAATAATCTTTTAAAACCAGATAAAGATAAGAAAAAGATTTATTTGAAACAAGAGGCCATTAAAGAATTAAGTGGAAAGTTAGACTTAGTACAGGAAATAGAGTATATAACTTATAAAAACAAAAAAGACTTAAAAGATCCAGAGACTCTTATAAAATATGCAGAGTCAGATGAAAATTTATTTAAAAGTAAATTTATCAAAAACTTAATTAGATTTATGCCTGTTTTAGTCTTAGGTATAAATATATATGGCATTATTTCTAAAAGCTTTTTTATAATTTATATAGGTCTAGGTGTATTAATAGTTCAGGTTTTAATATGGCTATTTAGTATGTTTAGAAATAGTAAAATATTAGAAACTGTACATTATTTAAAATATAATTTAGAAACATATTTAGAAGTATTAAAACTTTTAGAAAAAGAGAATTTTTCTAGTGAAGAATTAAAAAGGATTAAAGAAACTATGTTCTCTCAAGGTCAGTCTTCAATAGAAGCTATAAAAGAATTAGATAAGATTACACAGATAATTAATATTCGTTCAGGTGGAATTTCCAACTTAATTCTAAATGTATTGTTCCTTTGGGATTACCAGTGTATATTTTTACTTGAAAAGTGGAAAAACAAATATGGTGAAAAAGTCAAAAGCTGGATTGAAGGCATAGGAGAAATAGAAAGCCTTATTAGTTTTTCAGTCTTAAACAATATAAATTCTCATATAGTATTTCCTAAGATAGTAGAAGGAAAATCTAGAATAATAGCTGAAGAAATAGGTCATCCATTAATAAATATGGAAGATAGGGTAGACAATGATATTAAACTAGACAATGAGATATTTATTATAACTGGTTCCAATATGTCAGGAAAGACTACTTTTTTAAGGACGATAGGTATAAACCTTGTATTAGCCTACAATGGAGCGGGAGTTTGTGCAAAGTCTATGGAGCTTACTTTATTAGATATAATTACCTCTATGAGGGTTGTAGATGATTTAAAGGGTGGTATATCCACTTTTTATGCAGAAATACTTCGTATTAAAAGGATTATAGATAGGGCAGAGACTCAGGATAATATGATATTTTTAATAGATGAAATATTTACTGGTACAAATTCAGTAGATAGAATATTAGGTGCTAAAAATGTTATAGGAAATTTAAACAAAGATAATATTATAGGAATGATAACCACTCATGACTTAGAACTTTGTGCCTTAGATTCAAGGAAAAGAATAAGAAACTTTTATTTTGAAGATAAATATGATGGCAAAACTATTAAATTTGATTATAAGATAAAATCAGGAAAGTCAACATCAACTAATGCAAAAAATCTAATGAATTTAGCGGGAATAAAAATAGTAATCAAACAGTAGGGACGGTTATTTTTGTTTGATAAGTTAAAATTAGGTGGCAAACAAAATGTCCCCTTGCCACCTTTACAGGAGGAAAATCATATGGAATTTCGATTAGCAGTAGAATCTGATGTAGACAATATTATGGATATAATAAAGCAAGCACAAAACTATCTTAAAAACCAAGGTATAGACCAATGGCAAGACAATTATCCAAACTATGAGACAATAAAAAATGATATTAAAAATAATAATTGTTATGTATTATTAAAAGACAATACTATAGTTGGAACAGTTGCTGCTATTTTTGGAGAAGAAATAACTTATAAAAATATATATAATGGAGAATGGTTAAGTGACAAGGAATATGTGACCATTCATAGATTAGCTATATCTTCTGATTATAAAGGATTAGGATTATCATCTATAATATTAAATAAAATAGAAGAACTATGTATTAGTAAAAATATATATAGCATTAGAGTAGATACTCATGAGAAAAATTTATCTATGCAAAATTTTTTAAGGAAGGCTGGTTTTCAATATTGCGGTATTATTTATTTAGAAAATGATGATAAAAGAATAGCTTTTGAGAAGATAATTGATAAACAATAAGGACGATTTCGTATCGTTCTTTTTTTATTATGAAAGCCCTATAAATATTAATAAAGATTTATAGGGCTTTCATAATAATCTCAAAAATATACATCAATCTATATTTGACAATCATCTAATTTAGATATATAATGAAGAAAAGCAATAAAAGTATAGGTGAGAGGGGTAAAATTGTGAAGCTGATCATTGAAAATAAACCAAATATCTATTGGGAAGCAAGTGCTATTGTAAAGGATATATTAAATCGCAAAAAGGGAGATCCTGTACACATAATTGAAAACAAGGATCGTTTTATATTATCTGAAGATGAAATCAATGAAAAATACAGTGATTTAATTGAATTTTATATAAAGGTTTTTGATGAATCTTTAGAGGTTTTAAAAGATTATCCAGAATGGAGAGATTTATTCAGCATCCAATCAGACCAAAATGATATGGGCTTTTTTGGAATGGTGACTCGATTTACTAATGCAAAGAAAGTGGTTGAATTATCAAAAGAAGAATTTTTTAATGCTTGCCATTATCATCTTCAAAACATAGATGCGGAAACAGAACAATCTGATTTAGACGAGATAGGAGAGGCGAGAAAGGCTCTTAAAGAAATGAAGGATAGAGCTTTTGATGCAGATTATTATATAGAAAAAATTATGGCTTCTGAGTTAGATAATGATGAAAAAATTAAGATGATGGACTTGTTTCAACATGCAGATGAGAGATTTGATACCTATGTTGAGCTTATAAAAAAAATCGAAAAAATATATTTGAA is a window of Anaerosalibacter sp. Marseille-P3206 DNA encoding:
- a CDS encoding MutS-related protein is translated as MQKRFIDKKEEYNNLYKSLEKKYNIISNIRFFVMVLIIYLGYKIYNNFGTMFLALEIILVFLFLILVVYHQKIRVERERAKILEDINGRYISRIDGTWIEFEDTGKEFIDTSHDYSNDLDIVGENSIFQLLNITNTHIGRKIFVNNLLKPDKDKKKIYLKQEAIKELSGKLDLVQEIEYITYKNKKDLKDPETLIKYAESDENLFKSKFIKNLIRFMPVLVLGINIYGIISKSFFIIYIGLGVLIVQVLIWLFSMFRNSKILETVHYLKYNLETYLEVLKLLEKENFSSEELKRIKETMFSQGQSSIEAIKELDKITQIINIRSGGISNLILNVLFLWDYQCIFLLEKWKNKYGEKVKSWIEGIGEIESLISFSVLNNINSHIVFPKIVEGKSRIIAEEIGHPLINMEDRVDNDIKLDNEIFIITGSNMSGKTTFLRTIGINLVLAYNGAGVCAKSMELTLLDIITSMRVVDDLKGGISTFYAEILRIKRIIDRAETQDNMIFLIDEIFTGTNSVDRILGAKNVIGNLNKDNIIGMITTHDLELCALDSRKRIRNFYFEDKYDGKTIKFDYKIKSGKSTSTNAKNLMNLAGIKIVIKQ
- a CDS encoding GNAT family N-acetyltransferase, with protein sequence MEFRLAVESDVDNIMDIIKQAQNYLKNQGIDQWQDNYPNYETIKNDIKNNNCYVLLKDNTIVGTVAAIFGEEITYKNIYNGEWLSDKEYVTIHRLAISSDYKGLGLSSIILNKIEELCISKNIYSIRVDTHEKNLSMQNFLRKAGFQYCGIIYLENDDKRIAFEKIIDKQ
- a CDS encoding ArsR/SmtB family transcription factor, with amino-acid sequence MKLIIENKPNIYWEASAIVKDILNRKKGDPVHIIENKDRFILSEDEINEKYSDLIEFYIKVFDESLEVLKDYPEWRDLFSIQSDQNDMGFFGMVTRFTNAKKVVELSKEEFFNACHYHLQNIDAETEQSDLDEIGEARKALKEMKDRAFDADYYIEKIMASELDNDEKIKMMDLFQHADERFDTYVELIKKIEKIYLKYYGEVEHYIQSKVELFTSSGKGDAKNTPIVNFIDVERWSFRSEEPIHLYFSIINKGTFGMSIIKDESIRPNMILGILFEELEALVNKGKHDTELFIEQMKSMGEENRFNIMKLLSQKPHYLKEIANTIGLTPATVSHHMEQLTKAELVYMATEGRKVYYYVNDKKIKKLAELFDQWAKGV